GAATTTGCAATGGCGAGGATAACGTAAGAAAGCATATGAGGCGACTCCATGAACATATTCCACCTGTAAACGGAGCAATACGTGCGATGAAAGTGACCGAACGTCAATTTGAAAACATGGATATCCTTCTAGGAACGACCACAGCTGAAGAGGAAATAGGTCCAAAAAAGGTTGATTTCTTTTGAAAAAATGCTTGCAAAATAAATTTGCAGGCGTTTTTTCTATTTACTTTGATAAAAAACTATCAAAGTGGTTAAAGAAAACGAGATATTCTTCTCTTTTTTTAAAATGAAAACCCTTGAAGTGGGGATGCTTCAAGGGTTTCAGGGCCATGTATCATATCACATCAAGATTTACAGGGGAATTATGGCCATGAACCTCCTTTAAAATAAAAAAGAAGC
This sequence is a window from Lentibacillus sp. JNUCC-1. Protein-coding genes within it:
- the cas2 gene encoding CRISPR-associated endonuclease Cas2, which translates into the protein MRIIVFFDLPVVLPRERKAYARFRKFLLNDGYTMLQYSVYSRICNGEDNVRKHMRRLHEHIPPVNGAIRAMKVTERQFENMDILLGTTTAEEEIGPKKVDFF